One genomic window of Leptospira paudalimensis includes the following:
- a CDS encoding PP2C family protein-serine/threonine phosphatase produces MRILSFFFPIFFSTVLSLVAEPVTISADTIVSLSENWTFTTSEITRPIKVGKGLSSQGFLPPVHGYYETTFIFKPNKKPLGIYLDRVQEVDTLVVNGITLGQTGKILPDGTYLPNWYYKRLYYIPNEVLKENTPNQLKIEIHFRNQTFQGGIFRRIPVMGNYDKLHELILLEDGRDFCFIMLFFGIGAYQIFSILLKRQAKTNFYLLLSTLFFVMWRLPLLNISYTYTDFSFIFWLKLFFTSQTLLPVSIFLFSYSLFQNKLYLKERLLVIFLISIAFFQTWEIELPTRILLLRIWEFTLLLVVFFVLRAVIRAARAKKTEAYFLSVGFVCICIGATFDIIIDVTSGKNIYLTQYGFLVLMILSGVAISYRNAKNESELSILTKDLEQRVRERTIELREKNQDLEQDLFFASQLQSYLLPKNHPNTKGIRIHTTYLPMRQVGGDLYDWVELDENRLILLIADVAGHGVPAAFVSSMVKVQFRESTKSIHSPKLILEHMNQALTSLVSRYFITACCALVDTKENTIIFSTAGHPNPILYNKIRNSFEFMKIKGPIIGWKESFTFSEWKHQIQKGDRYFFFTDGVTEARAENKLFGEGKILDLLEKGKNKDIKSLSQEIVVQITKYSDAELKDDVTFFFVDII; encoded by the coding sequence ATGAGAATCCTCTCATTTTTTTTCCCAATTTTTTTCTCTACGGTACTTTCCCTCGTAGCAGAGCCAGTCACTATCAGTGCTGATACGATTGTATCTCTCTCTGAAAATTGGACATTTACCACAAGTGAAATCACGCGTCCCATCAAAGTAGGAAAAGGTCTCTCCTCACAAGGATTTCTTCCTCCTGTCCATGGTTATTATGAAACCACTTTTATATTCAAACCAAACAAAAAACCACTAGGTATTTACTTAGACCGTGTGCAAGAAGTAGATACACTCGTTGTGAATGGAATCACACTGGGCCAAACAGGAAAAATTTTACCCGATGGAACTTATCTTCCCAATTGGTATTACAAACGACTTTATTACATACCCAATGAAGTTCTCAAAGAAAACACTCCAAACCAATTAAAAATCGAAATCCATTTTCGAAACCAAACATTCCAAGGAGGAATTTTCAGAAGAATCCCTGTCATGGGAAATTATGACAAATTACATGAACTGATTCTTTTGGAAGATGGAAGGGATTTTTGTTTTATCATGTTATTTTTTGGCATTGGTGCTTATCAAATTTTTTCAATTCTATTAAAACGCCAGGCAAAAACAAATTTTTACTTATTATTATCAACATTATTCTTTGTTATGTGGAGACTTCCATTACTCAATATAAGTTACACATATACAGATTTTAGTTTTATCTTTTGGTTAAAATTGTTTTTTACCTCTCAAACATTATTGCCAGTCTCCATTTTTTTATTCAGTTATTCACTTTTTCAAAACAAACTCTATTTAAAAGAACGTTTATTAGTAATTTTTCTCATCTCAATCGCATTTTTCCAAACTTGGGAGATAGAATTGCCCACTAGAATTTTATTACTGAGGATTTGGGAATTTACACTTTTACTAGTAGTCTTTTTTGTATTAAGAGCAGTGATTCGAGCAGCACGAGCAAAAAAAACGGAAGCTTACTTTTTATCAGTAGGTTTTGTTTGTATTTGTATTGGAGCAACATTTGATATCATCATCGATGTTACATCTGGTAAAAATATTTATTTAACTCAATATGGTTTTTTAGTTTTAATGATCCTTTCTGGTGTCGCAATTTCCTACCGAAATGCCAAAAATGAATCTGAACTTTCGATTCTCACAAAAGACTTGGAACAACGAGTCCGCGAAAGAACGATCGAACTCCGCGAAAAAAACCAAGACCTTGAACAAGACTTATTTTTTGCATCACAACTCCAAAGCTATTTGTTACCCAAAAATCATCCGAATACAAAAGGGATTCGGATCCATACAACTTATTTGCCAATGAGGCAAGTTGGAGGAGACTTATATGATTGGGTTGAGTTGGATGAAAATAGATTAATTTTACTGATTGCAGATGTTGCAGGGCACGGTGTCCCAGCAGCTTTCGTATCATCAATGGTAAAAGTACAATTTCGTGAATCCACCAAATCCATTCATTCTCCAAAACTCATTTTAGAACATATGAACCAAGCGCTCACTTCTCTTGTTAGTCGTTATTTCATTACCGCCTGTTGTGCATTAGTAGATACAAAGGAAAACACAATTATTTTTTCTACAGCTGGGCATCCAAATCCAATTTTATACAACAAAATTCGCAATTCCTTTGAATTTATGAAGATCAAAGGTCCCATCATCGGATGGAAAGAAAGTTTCACATTCAGTGAATGGAAACACCAAATTCAAAAAGGTGATCGGTATTTCTTTTTTACAGACGGAGTCACAGAAGCTAGAGCTGAAAATAAATTA
- a CDS encoding hydrogen peroxide-inducible genes activator, with product MTITQLRYIVALDQFKSFAKAAEHCLVAQPTLSLQIQKVEQELGFDLFDRKKNPIITTKLGKEVVEQAKSTLKEADKLFEIAGQWKDEPAGNISLGIIPTVSNYLIPSIYKKLQSEFPKVNFRISELPTLTIIDKLESEEIDLGILATPLKISNIVEHQLYYEPFVVYYPKDAKEKSTSVSMKHIEKYPLLVLGEEHCFRHQSLKICNRNALAKIESGSVETLKRMVDMGIGVTLLPKLAVDKVSERIVPFQSPEPAREISLVYKKGFYKTKILNKLTNLILSVIPKEYHKKEKFKVIGVSIGHD from the coding sequence ATGACAATTACTCAACTTCGATATATAGTAGCTTTAGATCAGTTTAAGAGTTTTGCAAAAGCCGCCGAACATTGTTTAGTTGCTCAGCCTACTTTAAGTTTACAGATTCAAAAAGTAGAACAAGAACTTGGTTTTGATTTATTTGATCGAAAAAAAAATCCTATCATCACAACAAAATTAGGTAAAGAAGTTGTCGAACAAGCAAAATCAACTTTGAAGGAAGCTGACAAATTATTTGAAATTGCTGGTCAATGGAAAGATGAACCCGCAGGGAATATATCACTCGGTATCATACCAACAGTGAGTAATTATTTAATCCCTTCAATTTATAAAAAGTTACAATCAGAATTTCCGAAAGTTAATTTTCGAATTTCTGAATTACCAACACTTACCATCATTGACAAATTGGAATCGGAAGAGATTGATTTAGGAATCCTTGCAACTCCACTCAAAATTTCCAATATCGTTGAACACCAACTTTATTATGAGCCCTTTGTTGTATATTACCCAAAGGATGCAAAAGAGAAATCAACTTCGGTTTCCATGAAACATATTGAAAAGTATCCATTACTAGTTTTAGGAGAGGAACATTGTTTTCGCCACCAATCATTGAAGATATGTAATCGGAATGCGTTAGCAAAAATCGAAAGTGGAAGTGTTGAGACCTTAAAGCGCATGGTGGATATGGGGATTGGAGTTACCTTATTACCAAAATTAGCAGTTGATAAAGTTTCGGAACGAATTGTTCCCTTCCAATCACCAGAACCAGCAAGAGAAATCAGTTTGGTATATAAAAAAGGATTTTATAAAACAAAAATCTTAAATAAACTTACAAATTTAATTCTGAGTGTGATCCCAAAAGAGTACCATAAAAAAGAGAAATTTAAAGTCATTGGTGTGTCCATTGGACATGACTAG
- the ahpC gene encoding alkyl hydroperoxide reductase subunit C encodes MSNINTQIPDFTTEAFHNGAFKKISKKDVLGKWSVFVFYPADFTFVCPTELGDVADHYEELQKMGVEVYSVSTDTHFVHKAWHEASDTIKKIKFPMLGDASGKITRGFGVMIEDDGQALRGTFVVNPEGVIKTAEIHDLGIGRSAEELVRKVQAAQYVANNDGEVCPAKWKPGNTTLKPGLDLVGKI; translated from the coding sequence ATGTCCAATATCAACACACAAATTCCAGACTTCACAACAGAAGCTTTCCATAACGGTGCCTTTAAAAAAATCAGCAAAAAAGACGTACTTGGAAAGTGGTCTGTTTTCGTTTTTTATCCTGCAGACTTTACCTTCGTTTGCCCCACTGAACTTGGTGATGTAGCAGATCATTACGAAGAACTTCAAAAAATGGGTGTAGAAGTGTATTCTGTTTCTACAGATACTCACTTTGTTCACAAAGCATGGCATGAAGCAAGTGACACAATCAAAAAAATCAAATTCCCAATGTTAGGTGATGCGTCAGGAAAAATCACAAGAGGATTCGGAGTTATGATTGAAGATGATGGTCAAGCACTCAGAGGAACATTTGTAGTGAACCCAGAAGGAGTCATCAAAACTGCTGAGATCCACGATCTAGGAATCGGAAGATCAGCAGAAGAGTTGGTTCGAAAAGTGCAAGCTGCTCAATATGTTGCAAACAACGACGGCGAAGTTTGTCCTGCAAAGTGGAAACCAGGTAATACAACATTGAAACCAGGTCTTGACTTGGTAGGAAAAATCTAA
- the ahpF gene encoding alkyl hydroperoxide reductase subunit F — translation MLDESTKQQVKQYFERIKNPITIQLYSGEHEKREELVSFLNDILSLSPLISLENSNDLSDGLRFSILSNGNPTGIHFSGIPMGHEFTSFILAILQSGGNPIKLEEGILSAVSKLNGEFKFETFISLDCHNCPEVVQTLNSFALVNSNISHNMIDGAMYPDLVKERNIQGVPAVYLNGERFLSGKAEASVIFDKLLELYSIPTTNESKEEMESPKQVYDVTVVGGGPSGVTAAVYAARKGLNTLVIADRLGGQVKDTLGIENIISIPYTTGPELTHVLADQLDKNQIKKKENVRVQKIEPGQIKIIHLNTGEKIHTKTVILSTGAKWRELNVPGEKEFVGKGVAYCPHCDGPFFKDKDVAVVGGGNSGVEAALDLSGIVKSVTLVEFGDKLNADKVLLDKVASSPNIKTLIKAQTTEIQAGEDKVTGLTYKDRSTEQISTIPLDGVFVQIGLVPNSGFVKDVVATNRFGEILVDEKCKTNVDGIFACGDVTNTPYKQIIIAMGEGAKAAISAFEYLLHAA, via the coding sequence ATGTTAGATGAATCAACAAAACAACAAGTGAAACAATATTTTGAAAGAATTAAAAATCCGATAACAATTCAATTGTATTCTGGTGAACATGAAAAAAGAGAAGAACTTGTTAGTTTTCTAAATGATATTTTGTCGTTGAGTCCACTCATAAGTCTTGAAAACTCAAATGATTTGTCTGATGGACTTCGATTTTCCATTTTGTCTAACGGTAACCCAACCGGAATCCATTTTTCTGGAATCCCAATGGGACACGAATTCACATCTTTTATATTGGCGATCCTACAATCAGGTGGAAATCCAATCAAATTAGAAGAAGGAATTTTGTCCGCCGTATCGAAGTTAAATGGTGAATTTAAATTTGAAACTTTTATATCTCTTGATTGCCATAATTGCCCAGAGGTCGTACAAACCTTAAATAGTTTTGCATTGGTGAACTCTAATATTTCTCACAATATGATTGATGGTGCGATGTATCCAGACTTGGTAAAAGAAAGGAATATCCAGGGAGTTCCTGCTGTTTACTTAAATGGTGAACGATTCCTTAGTGGAAAAGCAGAAGCATCTGTCATTTTCGATAAACTTTTGGAACTATATTCCATTCCTACTACAAATGAATCGAAAGAGGAAATGGAAAGTCCAAAACAAGTCTATGATGTGACTGTGGTTGGCGGTGGACCATCGGGAGTGACTGCTGCAGTTTATGCAGCAAGAAAAGGATTGAATACTCTTGTCATTGCAGATCGATTGGGTGGCCAAGTAAAGGATACCTTGGGAATCGAAAATATCATATCTATTCCTTATACAACAGGTCCAGAACTAACTCATGTGTTAGCTGATCAACTTGATAAAAATCAGATTAAGAAAAAAGAAAATGTTCGAGTGCAAAAAATTGAGCCAGGGCAAATCAAAATCATTCATCTAAATACTGGTGAAAAAATCCATACTAAAACTGTTATCCTTTCCACTGGTGCTAAGTGGAGAGAACTGAATGTGCCTGGTGAAAAGGAGTTTGTTGGCAAAGGAGTTGCATATTGTCCACATTGTGATGGTCCATTCTTTAAAGATAAGGATGTAGCCGTTGTGGGGGGTGGTAACTCGGGAGTAGAAGCAGCGCTCGATTTAAGTGGGATAGTAAAATCAGTCACCTTGGTTGAGTTTGGTGATAAATTAAACGCAGACAAAGTATTATTAGATAAAGTGGCTAGTTCACCTAATATAAAAACTTTAATCAAAGCGCAGACAACAGAAATTCAAGCTGGCGAAGATAAAGTAACAGGATTAACCTACAAAGATCGATCGACAGAACAGATATCTACAATTCCTCTAGATGGTGTGTTTGTCCAAATTGGACTTGTACCAAACAGTGGTTTTGTGAAAGATGTAGTTGCAACCAATCGGTTTGGGGAAATTTTGGTCGATGAAAAATGTAAAACCAATGTGGATGGAATATTTGCTTGTGGAGATGTTACTAATACTCCTTACAAACAAATTATCATTGCAATGGGAGAAGGCGCAAAGGCAGCGATTAGTGCATTTGAGTATCTTTTACACGCGGCCTGA
- a CDS encoding PAS domain-containing hybrid sensor histidine kinase/response regulator encodes MATHPSLEIQILSDFEDIVFSIGYPKLEILYTSPSIKILTGYDSEYFLKNKQSWQNFIYKNDRNLIKHALKSIRKNKKFRLRIRILTKDNRIKYIECRGRLIHNPLNDSYRIDGIVSDISDLLPLQKLFEDESVDAKHILFENNIIFNGSQDSMFLIEVMDSDQFIIRRINLAYEKSTGITQTMIQGKTPSELLGEEVGNVVINNFKRAIQAKKTISYEESFAMPAGTKIWITELTPVEVDGKFRYIVGASKDITEQKLAEDALKEYNERYSLILEASSDGWFDWDLINNTVIYSRRWWLEFGNNEKPENVPIGYWQSLIHPDDVGWVSEFLENILSSQRETFEFTFQMKKRKGNYVHVLSRCYIQRDASGNKIRMLGSNTDLTETKKIEYTLRHAKELAEAANLAKGNFLANMSHEIRTPLNGIIGFTELLLHSPLQDEQKEYLKNIFLSGKSLLELVNQILDFSKIDSGKIEFESISTNIRDLAQSTVDLFQVSAATKGIALKLNIDENLPTYISLDPLRIRQILSNLIGNAIKFTHEGSVKISIIQKEKIGDVVTIEFDVTDTGIGIDLDSKSNLFDTFSQADTSITRKYGGTGLGLSITNELLLKMNSRLNLKSELNVGSEFSFVLKLESKSIGETAKTIFQENPITNDEITKIQKTEFQNDILIVEDNELNRKLLSKLLQKKYPNISLRYAVDGVDALEKFHDQKPDLIIMDLQMPIMDGYTATIEIRKFEKDQSKKTPIVALTAGAFYSVKDSAMDSGMDDFLTKPISAAYLYETVEKWLTSGRV; translated from the coding sequence ATGGCAACTCACCCTTCCCTCGAAATCCAAATTTTGTCAGATTTTGAGGATATTGTGTTTTCGATAGGATATCCAAAATTAGAAATTCTTTATACAAGTCCTTCCATCAAGATACTCACAGGTTATGATAGTGAGTATTTTTTAAAAAACAAACAATCGTGGCAAAATTTTATTTATAAGAATGATAGAAACTTAATCAAACACGCGCTAAAATCGATACGCAAAAATAAGAAATTTCGTCTTCGAATTAGAATTTTAACCAAGGATAATCGAATCAAATACATTGAATGCAGAGGAAGATTAATTCATAATCCATTAAATGATTCGTATCGAATCGATGGAATTGTTTCAGATATTTCTGATTTACTTCCCTTACAAAAACTATTTGAAGACGAATCAGTAGACGCAAAACACATATTATTCGAAAATAACATTATTTTTAATGGCAGTCAAGATTCCATGTTTCTGATTGAGGTAATGGATTCTGATCAATTTATAATTCGCCGTATCAATTTAGCTTATGAAAAATCAACCGGGATCACACAAACGATGATCCAAGGTAAAACTCCTAGTGAACTTCTAGGGGAAGAAGTTGGAAACGTAGTCATCAATAATTTCAAAAGAGCAATCCAAGCAAAAAAAACAATCTCTTATGAAGAAAGTTTTGCGATGCCTGCGGGAACAAAAATTTGGATCACAGAACTTACACCGGTTGAAGTTGATGGTAAATTTAGATATATTGTAGGTGCCAGTAAAGATATCACCGAACAAAAACTAGCTGAAGATGCGCTTAAAGAGTACAATGAAAGATATTCACTTATCTTAGAAGCTAGCTCCGATGGATGGTTTGACTGGGATCTAATCAATAATACAGTTATTTATTCCAGAAGATGGTGGTTGGAATTTGGCAATAATGAAAAACCCGAAAATGTTCCAATAGGATATTGGCAAAGTTTAATCCATCCTGACGATGTAGGTTGGGTAAGTGAATTTTTAGAGAATATATTATCCTCACAAAGAGAAACATTTGAATTTACCTTTCAGATGAAAAAACGCAAAGGGAATTATGTTCACGTATTATCTAGATGTTATATCCAAAGAGATGCGTCTGGAAACAAGATACGAATGTTAGGTTCTAATACAGATCTTACAGAAACAAAAAAAATAGAGTATACATTACGTCATGCAAAGGAATTAGCTGAGGCTGCGAATTTAGCGAAAGGTAATTTTTTGGCAAACATGAGTCATGAAATTAGAACTCCACTAAATGGAATCATTGGCTTTACTGAACTTTTACTCCATTCTCCATTACAAGACGAACAAAAAGAATATCTAAAAAATATTTTTTTATCAGGAAAAAGTTTATTAGAGTTAGTAAATCAAATTCTTGATTTTTCTAAAATTGACTCCGGCAAAATTGAATTTGAATCAATCAGTACAAATATTCGGGACTTAGCGCAATCAACAGTAGATTTATTTCAAGTTTCGGCAGCTACTAAAGGTATCGCATTAAAGTTAAATATCGACGAAAATTTACCAACCTACATTTCGTTAGACCCTTTACGCATACGTCAAATCCTATCCAACTTAATTGGCAATGCTATAAAGTTTACACATGAAGGTTCTGTGAAAATATCAATCATCCAAAAAGAGAAAATTGGGGATGTTGTTACCATTGAGTTTGATGTCACAGATACTGGAATTGGTATCGACTTGGATTCTAAATCAAATCTCTTTGATACATTTTCGCAGGCAGATACATCTATTACACGAAAGTATGGTGGAACTGGACTTGGATTATCAATTACGAATGAACTATTGTTAAAAATGAATTCTAGACTGAATCTTAAAAGCGAATTAAATGTAGGTAGTGAGTTTAGTTTCGTATTAAAATTAGAGTCAAAATCTATTGGAGAGACTGCTAAAACTATATTCCAAGAAAATCCTATAACAAACGATGAAATAACCAAAATCCAAAAAACCGAATTTCAAAATGATATTCTAATTGTAGAAGACAATGAATTGAACAGAAAACTATTATCAAAATTATTACAAAAGAAATACCCTAACATTAGTTTGCGTTATGCAGTTGATGGTGTAGATGCACTTGAAAAATTTCATGACCAAAAACCCGATCTTATCATAATGGATTTACAAATGCCAATTATGGACGGGTACACTGCCACAATTGAAATTAGAAAATTCGAAAAGGATCAAAGTAAAAAAACCCCAATTGTTGCATTAACAGCTGGAGCATTTTATTCTGTAAAAGACTCGGCGATGGATTCCGGAATGGATGATTTTTTAACCAAACCAATCTCCGCCGCCTATCTTTATGAAACTGTTGAAAAGTGGTTAACTTCAGGCCGCGTGTAA